One window of Ziziphus jujuba cultivar Dongzao chromosome 5, ASM3175591v1 genomic DNA carries:
- the LOC107408348 gene encoding uncharacterized protein LOC107408348 yields the protein MMLCRRPLPFSLQITFLLFLSPILLAFSHGGDVRSQSNSPPSLLAPTSEWETEKKHDLGDLWWRTRRSVVEGPAAVEPVEFSSFVLAAERTNRKDPLNGFKRYTGGWNISERHYWASVGFTAVPLFVIAFVWFVGFGLCLSLICLCYFCCATQPYGYSRMAYALSLILLVVFTIAAVIGCVVLYAGQEKFHRSTTDTMEYIVNQADFTVGRLRNVSDYLASAKQIGVDKVFLPSDVQTDIDQIETKINSSASTLADTTVKNSDDIRDLLDSMRVALIVIAAIMLLLTFLGFLFSIFGMQFLVYILVITGWLLVAGTFILSGTFLLLHNVAADTCVAMNEWVLNPTAHSALDEILPCVDNATAQETLLRSKEVTSELVDLVNEVITNVSNINFAPSFVPFYFNQSGPLVPILCNPFYPDLTDRPCASGEVDMNNAAQVWSSYVCQVSATGICTTRGRLNPTFYGQMTSAISVCLALHNDAPFLVELEDCTFARETFSDIYRDHCPNLRHYSRWIYVGLVMVSTAVMLSLIFWVIYGRERRHRVLIKRLMTESSHGLEGQKD from the exons ATGATGTTATGTCGTAGGCCCCTGCCATTCTCACTTCAAATCacctttcttttgtttctttctccCATTTTACTTGCATTCTCGCATGGTGGTGATGTTCGGTCTCAGTCTAACTCTCCACCCTCACTTCTAGCACCCACTTCAG AGTGGGAAACAGAGAAGAAGCATGATTTAGGGGATTTATGGTGGAGGACAAGAAGGTCCGTTGTGGAGGGACCTGCTGCTGTTGAACCTGTAGAGTTTTCATCATTTGTGTTAGCCGCGGAGAGGACAAACAGAAAAGACCCTCTTAATGGGTTTAAAAGGTACACGGGAGGCTGGAATATCAGTGAACGCCACTATTGGGCT TCTGTCGGTTTCACCGCAGTCCCATTGTTTGTCATCGCTTTTGTCTGGTTTGTGGGCTTCGGCTTGTGCTTATCTCTCATCTGCCTGTGCTACTTTTGCTGCGCAACACAGCCTTATGGCTATTCACGGATGGCTTATGCTCTTTCTCTTATTCTCCTCGTAGTCTTTACCATTGCTGCAGT CATTGGATGTGTTGTGTTGTACGCTGGTCAGGAGAAGTTTCACCGTAGCACAACGGATACGATGGAGTACATTGTAAACCAGGCAGATTTTACAGTTGGAAGACTAAGGAATGTGTCAGATTATTTAGCTTCAGCTAAGCAAATCGGAGTAGATAAGGTTTTTCTACCTTCTGATGTTCAAACTGACATTGACCAGATAGAAACAAAGATTAATTCTTCTGCAAGCACCCTCGCTGACACGACGGTGAAGAATTCTGATGATATACGAGATCTCTTAGATTCTAT GAGAGTGGCACTCATCGTTATAGCTGCTATTATGCTTCTCTTGACATTTCTAGGATTTT tattttcaatttttggcaTGCAGTTTCTTGTGTACAT TCTGGTGATCACTGGATGGTTACTTGTCGCTGGAACATTTATTTTGAGTGGCACATTCCTTCTTCTCCACAA CGTGGCTGCTGATACTTGTGTTGCAATGAACGAATGGGTCCTAAACCCCACTGCTCATTCTGCGTTAGACGAAATATTGCCCTGTGTAGATAATGCAACTGCCCAAGAAACATTATTGCGGAGCAAGGAAGTCACTTCTGAATTAGTCGATTTGGTCAATGAGGTCATCACCAACGTCTCTAATATAAATTTTGCCCCAAGCTTTGTGCCCTTCTACTTCAATCAATCTGGCCCCCTGGTGCCAATCCTCTGCAACCCCTTTTATCCTGACTTAACAGATCGTCCTTGTGCTTCTGGTGAAGTGGACATGAACAATGCAGCACAG GTATGGAGCAGCTATGTCTGCCAGGTCTCGGCAACTGGGATATGCACAACGAGAGGGCGGTTGAACCCCACATTCTATGGCCAGATGACATCTGCAATAAGTGTTTGTCTTGCCTTGCACAATGATGCTCCTTTCCTTGTTGAGCTAGAAGACTGCACGTTTGCCAGGGAAACATTCAGTGACATATATCGGGATCATTGTCCCAATCTAAGGCATTACAGTAGATGGATCTACGTTGGGTTGGTGATGGTATCTACTGCAGTCATGCTCTCATTGATTTTCTGGGTGATTTATGGAAGAGAGCGGCGCCACCGTGTCTTAATCAAACGGTTAATGACCGAGTCTTCTCACGGTTTGGAGGGGCAAAAGGATTAA